The following coding sequences are from one Halictus rubicundus isolate RS-2024b chromosome 11, iyHalRubi1_principal, whole genome shotgun sequence window:
- the LOC143359203 gene encoding putative peptidoglycan muropeptide transporter SLC46: MDHGPSYHPCNEHANMSTTRRIWNKYFVWIREISVEPTMWLFMMAYMITSVVEQAFFVHKSCRVDHGYSEEVCSNLNDNETIKSAVQVTVSEFHQWNNIAGHVVPIILAMFFGNWSDRRGRKLLLIMGLVGKFVYSFMIVINSLMDTWNLNTVVYTATLPMGMLGGDVAIFGSCFAYLSDISSVKQRTMRIMLLDVVYLSTMPTGVALGSYLYTHIVKASYTNMFIINASLLILSIVYSLIVLKWQTLPQQQSLLGTNLITDFFDKEHVVAITKTLTKPRRNHGKLHLWLLLTIMMLYTFQRDEKPMSYLYTQLKFKWDVVKFSNFRTFQSTTFVLAMLIGVPLMSKLLKIKDTIIVTIGAISHAAGRIVFVFAKVPELFYAGAGVAALGPIVAPVLRSMTSKLVPEEERGKVFAMLSVCDNAVPLFSGVLYSQLYNATIHTEPASIYWLTFSTQASVFMLTLIIHFTMRNGQEDRHDEYIENDDSHSSQSSTTQANILT; encoded by the exons ATGGATCACGGTCCTTCTTATCATCCATGTAACGAGCACGCAAACATGAGCACTACGCGAAGAATATGGAACAAGTATTTTGTGTGGATCCGCGAGATCTCGGTCGAGCCAACAATGTGGCTGTTCATGATGGCGTACATGATCACCTCGGTGGTGGAGCAAGCGTTTTTCGTGCACAAGTCCTGCCGCGTCGATCATGGCTACTCGGAGGAGGTCTGCTCAAATCTGAACGACAACGAGaccataaaatccgcggtgCAG GTGACCGTGTCCGAGTTCCATCAATGGAACAATATTGCGGGGCACGTGGTGCCTATAATCCTAGCGATGTTCTTTGGCAACTGGAGCGACAGACGAGGTCGCAAATTATTATTGATCATGGGACTCGTTGGGAAGTTCGTCTACTCGTTCATGATTGTTATCAATTCGTTGATGGACACGTGGAACCTGAACACCGTGGTGTACACCGCGACTCTGCCTATGGGGATGCTAGGGGGTGACGTTGCCATCTTTGGCAGCTGCTTCGCCTACTTATCCGACATCTCGTCCGTAAAGCAGAGGACTATGAGGATCATGTTACTGGACGTTGTGTACCTCAGCACTATGCCAACAG ggGTGGCTCTGGGTTCCTACCTCTACACGCACATAGTCAAAGCGTCGTACACGAACATGTTCATAATTAACGCGAGCCTGCTGATCCTATCTATAGTATACTCGCTGATTGTGCTAAAGTGGCAGACACTGCCTCAACAGCAGTCGCTCCTAGGTACAAATTTAATCACCGACTTCTTCGACAAGGAACACGTTGTTGCGATCACGAAGACATTGACCAAGCCCAGAAGAAATCACGGGAAGCTGCACTTATGGTTGCTGCTGACGATCATGATGCTATACACATTTCAGAGGGACGAAAAGCCAATGAGCTACTTGTACACGCAGCTAAAGTTCAAGTGGGACGTGGTAAAGTTCAGCAACTTCAGGACCTTCCAATCAACTACGTTCGTACTGG CGATGCTGATTGGCGTGCCATTGATGagtaaattattgaaaataaaggACACTATCATCGTCACGATTGGCGCAATCTCGCACGCCGCTGGCAGAATTGTGTTCGTGTTTGCCAAGGTTCCGGAATTGTTCTACGCTG GCGCTGGCGTGGCTGCTTTGGGCCCAATAGTGGCGCCGGTTTTGAGATCAATGACTTCTAAATTGGTACCCGAGGAAGAAAGAG GAAAGGTGTTTGCTATGCTTTCCGTTTGTGACAACGCTGTTCCTTTGTTCAGCGGCGTATTGTACTCTCAGCTATACAATGCTACTATTCATACTGAGCCGGCTTCCATTTATTGGCTGACATTCTCAACTCAAGCATCAGTATTCATGCTAACATT GATAATTCACTTTACAATGAGAAACGGACAAGAGGACCGCCATGACGAGTATATTGAAAATGATGATAGCCATTCATCTCAGTCTTCCACGACGCAAGCCAATATATTAACGTAG